The Megalobrama amblycephala isolate DHTTF-2021 linkage group LG13, ASM1881202v1, whole genome shotgun sequence genome contains a region encoding:
- the si:ch211-261d7.3 gene encoding myb-related transcription factor, partner of profilin isoform X2: protein MPCHGTAWWLFTLLVNGTLSTSHIGVSVNHNISMTEYYEEGGLLYEHSPPMHIKVESPEGPFGGGVSEDGFPREDDDSEASCDHQNGGLPSSLPFNVVVVHPNIVAPGMSSDELIPIEQTLAAGGVGKRKSRFSGAELEVLVSEVTRCEGELFGPAGRLRRRERERIWAGILERVNAVSRVPRTLREVKKRWDDLKRRNGGRLADARHRTCYLPSSRGAAIMGRQTQVSPRLQQSRQKQSTRVKASFSCLSDTDPVAVGDGSERDGFEKEEEAGEQDCDDGDDCEGVENSMEDKLGLGLGLGIVPPPTSERWLPPSPLYSAPFLNGTPHTSPEPSLGTHQGPLEPPPPRTSWLEDELRGLGEAAMQLGDRMEQNLREFGEGFRSDMRKLVASQEALTSSLQQNNVLLQRLLGLLEMQHQPPQQQIPQQQLQQQQLQQPAQHQQQQEPPQQQPYQQLLLPQEHPQLEQQIPATVPPLPPPPDILDGTRHTEPPTDINGVSQRPRRGRTVDLRRRRRR, encoded by the exons ATGCCTTGCCATGGAACAGCATGGTGGCTTTTTACCCTCCTTGTGAATGGCACGCTGTCCACCAGTCACATTGGTGTGTCTGTAAACCACAACATATCCATGACTGAATACTACGAGGAGGGAGGGTTGCTGTATGAGCACTCACCTCCCATGCACATCAAAGTGGAGTCTCCAGAGGGTCCCTTCGGAGGCGGGGTCTCAGAGGATGGTTTCCCCAGGGAAGATGATGACTCAGAGGCCAGTTGTGACCACCAGAATGGTGGGTTGCCTAGCAGCCTGCCCTTTAACGTTGTGGTTGTGCATCCCAACATAGTCGCACCTGGAATGTCTTCAGATGAACTCATCCCGATCGAACAAA CATTAGCCGCAGGAGGCGTAGGAAAAAGGAAAAGCCGCTTTAGCGGGGCAGAGCTGGAGGTGTTGGTATCAGAGGTGACCCGGTGTGAGGGGGAGCTGTTCGGTCCAGCAGGGAGGCTCCGGCGCCGAGAAAGGGAGCGAATTTGGGCTGGGATACTTGAGCGCGTCAATGCTGTGTCTAGAGTACCACGGACTCTAAGAGAAGTGAAGAAACGCTGGGATGACCTGAAAAGACGTAACGGTGGTAGACTGGCTGACGCGAGGCACCGCACCTGCTACCTGCCTTCCAGCAGAGGGGCCGCGATTATGGGAAGGCAGACTCAAGTCAGTCCCAGGCTCCAGCAGTCTCGTCAAAAGCAGAGCACTAGAGTAAAAGCCAGTTTTAGTTGCTTGTCAGACACTGATCCAG TTGCAGTTGGAGATGGTTCTGAAAGAGATGGTTTTGAAAAGGAGGAAGAGGCTGGTGAGCAAGACTGTGATGATGGAGATGATTGTGAGGGTGTGGAGAACAGCATGGAGGATAAACTGGGCTTGGGCCTGGGTCTGGGAATAGTACCACCTCCGACATCAGAACGCTGGCTACCTCCTTCACCCCTTTACAGTGCGCCCTTCCTCAACGGGACCCCTCATACAAGCCCAGAACCATCCTTAGGGACCCACCAGGGCCCACTGGAGCCCCCTCCGCCACGCACTTCCTGGCTGGAAGATGAACTTCGTGGACTGGGAGAAGCAGCCATGCAGCTTGGAGATCGCATGGAGCAGAACCTGCGCGAGTTTGGAGAAGGCTTCAGAAGCGATATGCGGAAGCTTGTGGCTTCACAAGAGGCCCTTACAAGCAGCTTGCAACAGAATAATGTACTTTTGCAACGTCTGTTGGGTCTACTTGAGATGCAGCATCAGCCACCTCAGCAGCAAATTCCACAACAGCAACTTCAGCAACAACAATTACAGCAACCTGCACAGCATCAACAGCAACAGGAACCTCCACAACAGCAGCCTTATCAGCAACTGTTATTGCCACAGGAACATCCACAGCTAGAGCAGCAAATCCCAGCAACTGTTCCACCTCTACCACCACCTCCAGATATTTTAGATGGTACTCGGCACACTGAACCGCCGACTGACATAAATGGAGTATCGCAACGGCCACGCCGTGGCAGAACAGTAGACCTCAGACGAAGACGCAGACGTTGA
- the si:ch211-261d7.3 gene encoding myb-related transcription factor, partner of profilin isoform X1: protein MPCHGTAWWLFTLLVNGTLSTSHIGVSVNHNISMTEYYEEGGLLYEHSPPMHIKVESPEGPFGGGVSEDGFPREDDDSEASCDHQNGGLPSSLPFNVVVVHPNIVAPGMSSDELIPIEQNRGVSSALAAGGVGKRKSRFSGAELEVLVSEVTRCEGELFGPAGRLRRRERERIWAGILERVNAVSRVPRTLREVKKRWDDLKRRNGGRLADARHRTCYLPSSRGAAIMGRQTQVSPRLQQSRQKQSTRVKASFSCLSDTDPVAVGDGSERDGFEKEEEAGEQDCDDGDDCEGVENSMEDKLGLGLGLGIVPPPTSERWLPPSPLYSAPFLNGTPHTSPEPSLGTHQGPLEPPPPRTSWLEDELRGLGEAAMQLGDRMEQNLREFGEGFRSDMRKLVASQEALTSSLQQNNVLLQRLLGLLEMQHQPPQQQIPQQQLQQQQLQQPAQHQQQQEPPQQQPYQQLLLPQEHPQLEQQIPATVPPLPPPPDILDGTRHTEPPTDINGVSQRPRRGRTVDLRRRRRR from the exons ATGCCTTGCCATGGAACAGCATGGTGGCTTTTTACCCTCCTTGTGAATGGCACGCTGTCCACCAGTCACATTGGTGTGTCTGTAAACCACAACATATCCATGACTGAATACTACGAGGAGGGAGGGTTGCTGTATGAGCACTCACCTCCCATGCACATCAAAGTGGAGTCTCCAGAGGGTCCCTTCGGAGGCGGGGTCTCAGAGGATGGTTTCCCCAGGGAAGATGATGACTCAGAGGCCAGTTGTGACCACCAGAATGGTGGGTTGCCTAGCAGCCTGCCCTTTAACGTTGTGGTTGTGCATCCCAACATAGTCGCACCTGGAATGTCTTCAGATGAACTCATCCCGATCGAACAAA ACAGGGGTGTGTCTTCAGCATTAGCCGCAGGAGGCGTAGGAAAAAGGAAAAGCCGCTTTAGCGGGGCAGAGCTGGAGGTGTTGGTATCAGAGGTGACCCGGTGTGAGGGGGAGCTGTTCGGTCCAGCAGGGAGGCTCCGGCGCCGAGAAAGGGAGCGAATTTGGGCTGGGATACTTGAGCGCGTCAATGCTGTGTCTAGAGTACCACGGACTCTAAGAGAAGTGAAGAAACGCTGGGATGACCTGAAAAGACGTAACGGTGGTAGACTGGCTGACGCGAGGCACCGCACCTGCTACCTGCCTTCCAGCAGAGGGGCCGCGATTATGGGAAGGCAGACTCAAGTCAGTCCCAGGCTCCAGCAGTCTCGTCAAAAGCAGAGCACTAGAGTAAAAGCCAGTTTTAGTTGCTTGTCAGACACTGATCCAG TTGCAGTTGGAGATGGTTCTGAAAGAGATGGTTTTGAAAAGGAGGAAGAGGCTGGTGAGCAAGACTGTGATGATGGAGATGATTGTGAGGGTGTGGAGAACAGCATGGAGGATAAACTGGGCTTGGGCCTGGGTCTGGGAATAGTACCACCTCCGACATCAGAACGCTGGCTACCTCCTTCACCCCTTTACAGTGCGCCCTTCCTCAACGGGACCCCTCATACAAGCCCAGAACCATCCTTAGGGACCCACCAGGGCCCACTGGAGCCCCCTCCGCCACGCACTTCCTGGCTGGAAGATGAACTTCGTGGACTGGGAGAAGCAGCCATGCAGCTTGGAGATCGCATGGAGCAGAACCTGCGCGAGTTTGGAGAAGGCTTCAGAAGCGATATGCGGAAGCTTGTGGCTTCACAAGAGGCCCTTACAAGCAGCTTGCAACAGAATAATGTACTTTTGCAACGTCTGTTGGGTCTACTTGAGATGCAGCATCAGCCACCTCAGCAGCAAATTCCACAACAGCAACTTCAGCAACAACAATTACAGCAACCTGCACAGCATCAACAGCAACAGGAACCTCCACAACAGCAGCCTTATCAGCAACTGTTATTGCCACAGGAACATCCACAGCTAGAGCAGCAAATCCCAGCAACTGTTCCACCTCTACCACCACCTCCAGATATTTTAGATGGTACTCGGCACACTGAACCGCCGACTGACATAAATGGAGTATCGCAACGGCCACGCCGTGGCAGAACAGTAGACCTCAGACGAAGACGCAGACGTTGA
- the si:ch211-261d7.3 gene encoding myb-related transcription factor, partner of profilin isoform X3, giving the protein MNSSRSNKIRFIMPVWRRSWLLGSVQRTCLVLVVFAEDLCRWPCVDEVFTGDCLVDMVSADIHGCVVVASRCWSTIWSGHGLDLTDYDRGVSSALAAGGVGKRKSRFSGAELEVLVSEVTRCEGELFGPAGRLRRRERERIWAGILERVNAVSRVPRTLREVKKRWDDLKRRNGGRLADARHRTCYLPSSRGAAIMGRQTQVSPRLQQSRQKQSTRVKASFSCLSDTDPVAVGDGSERDGFEKEEEAGEQDCDDGDDCEGVENSMEDKLGLGLGLGIVPPPTSERWLPPSPLYSAPFLNGTPHTSPEPSLGTHQGPLEPPPPRTSWLEDELRGLGEAAMQLGDRMEQNLREFGEGFRSDMRKLVASQEALTSSLQQNNVLLQRLLGLLEMQHQPPQQQIPQQQLQQQQLQQPAQHQQQQEPPQQQPYQQLLLPQEHPQLEQQIPATVPPLPPPPDILDGTRHTEPPTDINGVSQRPRRGRTVDLRRRRRR; this is encoded by the exons ATGAACTCATCCCGATCGAACAAA ATCAGATTCATCATGCCGGTATGGAGACGAAGCTGGCTATTGGGGTCTGTGCAGAGGACTTGTCTGGTTCTCGTGGTCTTTGCTGAGGACCTATGCCGATGGCCATGTGTCGATGAGGTCTTCACAGGGGATTGTCTAGTTGACATGGTATCTGCTGACATTCATGGCTGTGTTGTGGTCGCTTCTAGGTGCTGGTCCACCATCTGGTCTGGACACGGCCTGGATCTGACTGACTACG ACAGGGGTGTGTCTTCAGCATTAGCCGCAGGAGGCGTAGGAAAAAGGAAAAGCCGCTTTAGCGGGGCAGAGCTGGAGGTGTTGGTATCAGAGGTGACCCGGTGTGAGGGGGAGCTGTTCGGTCCAGCAGGGAGGCTCCGGCGCCGAGAAAGGGAGCGAATTTGGGCTGGGATACTTGAGCGCGTCAATGCTGTGTCTAGAGTACCACGGACTCTAAGAGAAGTGAAGAAACGCTGGGATGACCTGAAAAGACGTAACGGTGGTAGACTGGCTGACGCGAGGCACCGCACCTGCTACCTGCCTTCCAGCAGAGGGGCCGCGATTATGGGAAGGCAGACTCAAGTCAGTCCCAGGCTCCAGCAGTCTCGTCAAAAGCAGAGCACTAGAGTAAAAGCCAGTTTTAGTTGCTTGTCAGACACTGATCCAG TTGCAGTTGGAGATGGTTCTGAAAGAGATGGTTTTGAAAAGGAGGAAGAGGCTGGTGAGCAAGACTGTGATGATGGAGATGATTGTGAGGGTGTGGAGAACAGCATGGAGGATAAACTGGGCTTGGGCCTGGGTCTGGGAATAGTACCACCTCCGACATCAGAACGCTGGCTACCTCCTTCACCCCTTTACAGTGCGCCCTTCCTCAACGGGACCCCTCATACAAGCCCAGAACCATCCTTAGGGACCCACCAGGGCCCACTGGAGCCCCCTCCGCCACGCACTTCCTGGCTGGAAGATGAACTTCGTGGACTGGGAGAAGCAGCCATGCAGCTTGGAGATCGCATGGAGCAGAACCTGCGCGAGTTTGGAGAAGGCTTCAGAAGCGATATGCGGAAGCTTGTGGCTTCACAAGAGGCCCTTACAAGCAGCTTGCAACAGAATAATGTACTTTTGCAACGTCTGTTGGGTCTACTTGAGATGCAGCATCAGCCACCTCAGCAGCAAATTCCACAACAGCAACTTCAGCAACAACAATTACAGCAACCTGCACAGCATCAACAGCAACAGGAACCTCCACAACAGCAGCCTTATCAGCAACTGTTATTGCCACAGGAACATCCACAGCTAGAGCAGCAAATCCCAGCAACTGTTCCACCTCTACCACCACCTCCAGATATTTTAGATGGTACTCGGCACACTGAACCGCCGACTGACATAAATGGAGTATCGCAACGGCCACGCCGTGGCAGAACAGTAGACCTCAGACGAAGACGCAGACGTTGA
- the LOC125243987 gene encoding trypsin-3-like — MKVLILLALFAAAYAAPLNDDDDKIVGGYECTKNGVQYQVSLNSGYHFCGGSLISNLWVVSAAHCYKSRVQVRLGEHNIDVTEGTEQFIDSTKVIRHPSYNSYTLDNDIMLIKLSSAASLNSYVKTVSLPSSCASSGTSCLISGWGNMSASGSNYPSRLMCLNAPILSDSTCKSAYPGEITSNMFCAGFMEGGKDSCQGDSGGPVVCNGQLQGIVSWGYGCAQKNLPGVYVKVCNYNTWISNTMSSN; from the exons ATGAAGGTTCTCATTCTTCTGGCTCTGTTCGCTGCAGCTT ATGCTGCTCCTCTGAATGATGATGACGACAAGATTGTTGGTGGATATGAATGTACTAAGAATGGTGTTCAGTACCAGGTTTCCCTGAACAGTGGCTACCACTTTTGCGGTGGCTCTCTGATCAGCAACCTCTGGGTCGTGTCTGCTGCTCATTGCTACAAGTC ACGTGTCCAGGTGCGTCTGGGTGAGCACAACATTGATGTCACTGAGGGCACTGAGCAGTTCATCGACTCCACTAAGGTCATCAGACACCCCAGTTACAACAGCTATACTCTGGACAATGACATTATGCTGATCAAGCTGAGCAGTGCCGCCTCTCTGAACAGCTACGTTAAGACTGTTTCTCTGCCTTCAAGCTGTGCTTCATCTGGTACCAGCTGCCTGATCTCTGGATGGGGAAACATGAGTGCCAGTGGAA GCAATTACCCCAGCCGTCTGATGTGCCTTAATGCTCCTATCTTGAGTGACTCCACCTGCAAAAGCGCCTACCCTGGTGAGATCACCTCCAACATGTTCTGCGCTGGCTTCATGGAGGGAGGCAAGGACTCCTGCCAG GGTGACTCCGGCGGCCCCGTCGTGTGCAACGGCCAGCTTCAGGGTATTGTGTCCTGGGGTTACGGCTGTGCCCAGAAAAACCTACCTGGTGTCTATGTCAAGGTCTGCAACTATAACACCTGGATCAGCAACACCATGAGCTCCAACTAA
- the zgc:66448 gene encoding zinc finger protein 91, whose product MATVQSESEHPLDNKLINGTLAENKPELQPASATVADCDAEVCAQGSDIKGPTEPGVPSSPSENSSPHGAALSPRNKDESGMSFNWKSTVDKEKKDVLFENNNGELASAEPGTDCGETSDRLHNENIGQENDKEETADKTIENISKDSKLAIEEEHSAKQDEESTNVSEDSKSHEEATQSTEVEMEDKGDPKSMEEVKDNTEEKEGEDESKSDGKGLVVKRRKSRLECNECGKKFTRRETYNLHRHFHMHQDEQASLVCKECGITFQHRSDLIKHRSIHKENTQPSVSHSKRSTMMYKERRRYVCEHCGMCYSTMMRLRLHACEQNVEKPFRCPLCRKEFQYRVSINAHMQSHSLDSPYRCLECNKGFHSLATLHIHQRSHASLKPYECPDCSMVFKHRYVMEDHRRRHVEERAHLCKICGKNFKYSSLLQQHQYLHTGRKPYHCSYCGKTFAFAQNMRAHFRQHKKISARSEARITNHNVSLQGQVGKENANVEQQRNCPLCPQIFYKASELRAHMLIHEAEYEKMSNGKRFDKVYACQYCPLKFQTESLLQSHSQTHMTNILGINTTHITNQVKAVLEKQDIGMDEADIDSMSGVGGLENQTEKKPFRCRDCGKCFRYRSVLELHMRIHNKGYQCQVCKKSFRFSSYLQQHSIIHTGKKPYKCPDCGKDFAFHHNMKTHQRLHQQKPFRCTQCRKGYSDESQLQRHMLSHTGEKPYKCHLCDKSFALAYLLRDHLNTHTGERPHRCQECHKSFPWLSSLLVHQKIHVRKRQGQSHGYPLSIHSQRGRVSTGRRGRPRLDRDIGRTAPLPGRLIQETLLPNVVPQQSSSFDANRPEHMQLRSQHLQTRNHSQQVPMQQEWQLQMAPSEELLLSQKPTSSLEAQPTNAVQMQWSGSHLKTILPKSDGLPELMQPSQANVPMSTQPNHYSEINVSEAEQTGKHTSLWVNTPNSTLQKTSLESQHHMDRPSPLDVKIQSPRSIQDLQQSQWPVLCDSMQTSNPEMFSNSSDDSKVTGDLEAPTNNKSDKLTHDLQMPNSSGLAKTEMGQAGGILLSAGASSLPNTNPWGMKTSLEMSTTVSLQDIPGDALEKQQNRLIQHLPQQMQLQQQLLQQQLHQPQLQEQPQIPPTWVSAAPPNQMGPVNMPYTPAHFSLGDRPPMWGFQAAPVVSQALVNGPVQQGHIQQHVALISGQRIPLNKPPSFISPPFPPPPPALNLPPHPMHSVGRQLPGPLPQGIFFTSQGNINEMPLMPQVTNLPQYAQQTDPHKMGNKMPFAPDHLFQCMICGCSLPGELELQMHYMQHAQRDV is encoded by the exons ATGGCTACTGTACAGTCTGAATCCGAACATCCATTAGATAATAAACTCATTAACGGTACACTAGCTGAAAATAAACCTGAACTACAACCTGCATCTGCTACAGTCGCTGATTGTGACGCGGAGGTTTGTGCACAAGGCAGCGACATAAAGGGACCGACAGAGCCTGGTGTTCCGTCTTCACCAAGTGAAAATTCATCTCCACATGGCGCTGCTCTTTCACCACGCAACAAAGATGAATCGGGAATGTCATTTAATTGGAAATCTACGGTGGACAAGGAAAAAAAGGATGTGCTTTTCGAAAATAATAACGGTGAGCTTGCTTCAGCTGAGCCCGGAACGGATTGCGGGGAGACATCGGATCGTTTGCACAATGAAAACATCG GGCAAGAAAACGATAAAGAAGAAACGGCAGACAAAACTATAGaaaatatcagcaaagattcaaagCTTGCTATAGAGGAGGAACACTCAGCAAAACAAGATGAAGAGTCGACAAATGTAAGTGAAGACTCAAAGTCTCATGAAGAGGCAACACAAAGCACAGAAGTGGAGATGGAGGACAAAGGAGATCCCAAAAGCATGGAGGAGGTTAAGGACAACACAGAAGAGAAGGAAGGAGAAGATGAGTCGAAGAGTGACGGGAAAGGATTAGTTGTAAAACGAAGGAAAAGCCGCCTGGAATGCAATGAATGTGGTAAAAAATTCACTCGCCGGGAAACATACAACCTGCATCGACACTTTCATATGCATCAGGATGAGCAGGCTTCCCTCGTTTGTAAAGAATGTGGCATCACTTTTCAGCATCGAAGTGACCTCATCAAACACCGCAGtattcataaagaaaataccCAACCAAGTGTGTCGCATTCAAAACGCTCTACGATGATGTACAAGGAACGGAGGAGATACGTGTGCGAGCATTGCGGTATGTGTTACTCAACAATGATGCGATTAAGGCTTCATGCTTGTGAACAGAATGTGGAGAAGCCTTTTCGCTGCCCTCTGTGCCGCAAAGAGTTCCAGTATAGGGTGTCCATCAATGCCCACATGCAGAGTCACTCATTGGACAGTCCTTATCGATGTCTGGAGTGCAACAAAGGCTTTCATAGTCTGGCGACGCTGCATATCCATCAACGATCCCACGCTTCACTGAAGCCGTATGAGTGTCCAGATTGTAGTATGGTCTTTAAGCATCGCTACGTTATGGAGGACCATCGACGCAGGCATGTGGAAGAAAGAGCACACCTGTGCAAAATCTGTGGGAAGAACTTCAAATACAGCAGCCTTTTGCAACAGCACCAGTATCTCCACACCGGCCGAAAGCCTTACCACTGCTCATACTGTGGAAAAACATTCGCTTTTGCACAAAACATGCGAGCACATTTTCGCCAACACAAAAAGATCTCAGCTAGGTCTGAGGCACGTATTACAAACCATAATGTATCTCTTCAGGGGCAAGTTGGTAAAGAGAACGCAAACGTTGAGCAACAGCGCAACTGTCCTCTATGCCCTCAAATCTTTTATAAAGCATCTGAATTAAGAGCACACATGTTAATCCATGAAGCGGAGTATGAAAAGATGAGTAATGGCAAACGATTCGATAAGGTCTATGCATGCCAGTATTGTCCTCTCAAATTTCAGACAGAATCTCTCCTGCAGTCCCATTCACAAACGCATATGACAAACATTTTGGGTATCAACACGACTCATATCACAAACCAGGTTAAAGCGGTACTTGAAAAGCAGGATATTGGTATGGATGAGGCAGATATTGACAGTATGTCAGGAGTAGGGGGTTTGGAGAACCAGACGGAGAAGAAACCGTTCAGGTGTCGAGACTGTGGAAAGTGCTTTCGTTACCGTTCAGTGTTAGAGCTCCACATGCGCATACACAACAAGGGTTACCAGTGTCAAGTGTGTAAAAAGTCCTTTAGATTTAGTAGCTATTTGCAGCAGCATTCGATTATCCACACCGGCAAGAAGCCATACAAATGCCCAGACTGTGGTAAGGATTTTGCATTTCATCATAACATGAAAACACACCAGCGGCTGCATCAACAAAAGCCGTTTCGCTGCACGCAGTGCCGTAAAGGCTACAGCGATGAGAGTCAGCTCCAGCGGCACATGCTTTCCCATACAGGtgagaaaccttacaagtgtcaCCTCTGTGACAAGAGCTTTGCTTTGGCCTACTTGCTCCGAGACCATCTAAACACTCATACAGGGGAGAGACCCCACCGCTGCCAGGAGTGCCATAAGTCCTTCCCTTGGCTTAGCAGCCTGCTTGTGCATCAAAAGATTCATGTGCGTAAACGGCAAGGTCAGAGTCACGGTTATCCACTGTCCATACATTCTCAAAGAGGTAGAGTAAGTACCGGCAGGAGAGGTAGGCCGAGGTTAGATCGAGACATTGGAAGGACGGCACCTCTACCTGGTAGACTCATACAAGAAACACTGTTGCCAAATGTGGTTCCCCAACAATCCAGTAGCTTCGATGCAAATAGACCTGAACACATGCAGCTGAGATCACAGCACTTGCAGACGAGAAATCATTCCCAGCAGGTTCCAATGCAGCAAGAATGGCAGCTACAAATGGCGCCTTCAGAAGAGCTGCTGCTCTCTCAGAAGCCCACGAGTTCCTTGGAAGCCCAGCCAACTAATGCAGTGCAGATGCAGTGGTCAGGAAGTCACCTTAAGACTATCTTGCCTAAAAGTGATGGTCTCCCAGAGCTCATGCAACCATCTCAAGCTAATGTACCCATGTCAACACAACCTAATCATTACTCTGAGATAAATGTATCTGAAGCAGAGCAAACGGGCAAGCATACTTCTCTCTGGGTGAATACACCAAATTCCACTCTGCAGAAGACGTCTTTAGAATCACAACACCACATGGACAGGCCTTCGCCTCTGGATGTGAAAATCCAGTCACCGAGATCCATTCAAGACCTGCAGCAGTCGCAATGGCCAGTACTCTGTGATTCAATGCAAACATCTAATCCAGAGATGTTCAGTAATTCGTCAGACGATAGTAAAGTAACTGGTGACTTAGAAGCACCAACCAACAACAAATCTGATAAACTCACTCACGATTTGCAAATGCCAAATTCCTCTGGTCTGGCTAAAACCGAAATGGGTCAGGCTGGTGGTATATTGCTCTCCGCTGGTGCTTCCAGTCTACCGAATACTAATCCATGGGGAATGAAAACATCTTTAGAAATGTCTACAACTGTGAGCTTACAAGACATACCTGGGGATGCATTAGAgaagcagcaaaacagactaATCCAGCATTTGCCACAACAAATGCAGCTACAACAGCAGCTTCTTCAACAGCAGCTTCATCAGCCACAACTCCAGGAACAGCCTCAAATACCTCCTACTTGGGTTAGTGCAGCTCCCCCAAACCAGATGGGACCAGTGAACATGCCGTATACACCAGCTCATTTTTCTCTTGGGGACAGACCTCCGATGTGGGGGTTTCAGGCTGCTCCAGTTGTTTCCCAAGCCCTCGTAAATGGACCAGTTCAACAAGGCCACATCCAACAGCACGTAGCTCTCATTTCTGGCCAGCGGATTCCTCTAAATAAGCCTCCCTCTTTTATCTCACCCCCTTTTCCTCCACCTCCACCAGCTCTGAATTTACCTCCACATCCAATGCATTCTGTTGGAAGGCAACTTCCAGGTCCGTTACCACAAGGCATCTTCTTCACCTCACAGGGCAACATAAATGAGATGCCATTAATGCCACAAGTAACAAACTTACCTCAGTATGCCCAACAAACTGATCCACACAAAATGGGGAATAAAATGCCTTTTGCCCCAGATCACCTGTTCCAGTGCATGATATGTGGTTGTTCTTTGCCTGGAGAACTAGAATTACAGATGCATTATATGCAACATGCACAGCGAGATGTCTGA